ttctgaatttaaCCAATATATTGTTGCAATCTTTGCAACTCAATAAGATAGTGATATCATCTCGtcttatttatatttataaatttatctCTAACTCCCACCATACTAATTAAAATCTAAATGTGTCCTTTATTACATAGATACagtttattaaatttgtatAATTGGCAAATTCACAAACAAATTCAACTAATTAGTCGAATTAATGTTTAGGGAAGAAAAATCTTGAAACTTCATCCCAAGAAAAAGCCAGTAACAGTATCCCATTGAATCTAAACTGGGAGGTTTTGGAGTTGTGATGCCTCATCATCCTAGAAACACGTAAAAAATCTCTAATATCAGCAATACCTTCTTCATCTCTCAGAATATCCTTGTATACTTTTAATCCAGAATTTTGAATACGTTCAGTATGATCATTCGAAATTGGAACTATTTGAATAGAGAATAAAAGGCAGATTTTGAACATAAAGTGGTCGATATTTAGAGTATTCTCAGTAGCAGATAATGATGAATGCTGAGATAGTTCAACAATTGAAGAATGCTCAGAAGTTTTAGCATCACAAATATTGTCTAAAGCAGGAGAATCTGCTATTATAACTCCAATTTCAGAATATAAGATACACTCTAAGTCGTTGACTTTGTTCCCAAagaaaattgatttaatataaatatcgTACTTAGAAATAGCATTCATACTTATTGATGCAATTACATAGTGTATTTTGTCTCTCATTCTTTTATTGTACTGTTTATTGATTTCCTTTACAGATTGTCTAAATGCTCTATACTTACAAGAAGGACCATAAAGTGAATTGGGAGCAGTTTCAACGGTATCACAACTTTCAGATTTATACTCAAATTCGCTTGCAGAGATTTCAAGCTCACATTTGCCTTCATTATCAGACAGGATACCTTCAACAGTATCTTTAATTCGCTTAGAACCCTTTGAGGTTGAAACTATTATAAATCTGTTTGTAAACTCACAAAGTGATTTTAATGTTTCAAATGCCCCTTCTCTAAATTCCCAACcttctttaaattcaacAGATGATCCATCAACTATATCAGAATTTAAAAACTGCAATATCTTCATTTCCTTTTCTATTTTAAagttatatatatattcaaactCTGAAATTGCCAAGAATATCTTTGCTATGGCATTTCCATCAAACTTTTCCAGTGGAGTCTCTGGTAACCACTCATTACACCATAAAAGTCGATCGTTTATGTGTGTGTTTAGTATTTTTTCTGCCTCTTGTTCTAATAACAACATATCACATGCTTGTggtttatttgaataatactTCTTACATGCTTGTAAAATCACAGTTTCGAAAGTGTTATATTTTGTAATTGTTCCATCATAATTGGCTCCCACTGTTCCAATTAATAGcttcttattttttctgTTCTTCTTAAACATTCTATAAATAccatatatatattacgttattaagatttttcttaagaaattaatagtaattcgCCGCATACCTTGCTTCAGACTATGAGAAACAAATGTAAAAACTTAATCCTATCAATAAAATCTTACTAGAATAAGCCCCACTCAGGCCATAATACGATCTCTAATCCTACTAAGTTCGacttaaatatttttcctCATATCTGggtttaattattgaatgcGCTTGTATTCGGCGCCATATCCGTTATTTTTCTTGTTATCAActttgcatgcatttaaatattgtaaCAACAAGGCGGGAATTaagatgaatttaaaaatggCAAGAAACGTATGCGAAGTTAGGGTAATAAAATCTAATGGAGAGAGCAgcagaaataaaaatatataattaggAGAAATGGAGTAATACTGGTTCTATTGTCTTCTGGCAATTAAGAGATAAAACTCAGATTGTGAAGAAAGTTCgttaaataatgaatcaGCAAGCTGTTGGCTTTGGCCATATAAAGGATTTCTAGTGTAATCTTCAGGGGATTGAATTTCTTGGCAAGCAAGTCCTGTGCTTTCAAGAGCTTGCTTAAACTTTGAAGCACATAATCGATCATGCCTATGCACATAATAAAATGTTCCTTGAATAGCTAGAAGCCCTGATATAACTTGGGATAGTTGAATCTCCATATCAGAATTGTATACAAGATCTGAGCCAAgaataatatcaaaagaTCCCATAATTTCCGGATTTTCAGGGTCTAAGCTTCTAAAGCTTTCTTGATCAAACCAATTTAAGTACTTTGcttgaataaaattttgatgACTGCCAAGAAGTGAGGAGTTTAATTTAATGTTAATACCAGCATTTTCCAATGATAGTCTTGAAACATCTGTTAGAAAAAGCTTGGCTGGTTGACTATCAAAAAAGTATCTGGAGTAAATGGCAGCTGCCAAACTCATTAAACCACAACCACAACCTAATTCAATGACGCGTTTTCCtgcaaatatattttcatttctgACCAAATTAGCTATCCAATAGGAAGCTACAATTGAACTAGACCATAAGTGTACTCCTGTAGTATCATTTTGAGGATTCTGATCAAACACTTCCTTAACTCCCATTAAAGCTAACTCCCTGCATTTTATTATAGGTCTCGCTCCAAGTTTATCAACATCATCGCTAGTAAAAGTAAGGTTATGAATAACTTCTTGAGAAATCGTTACGTTGGAATCGCTATTTAATTCGCCATGATCTTCATCAAATTTGACGGATCCTGAATGTTCTTGTTCTAACTTATCTGCAGAAGGGTGTTCTAAAgctaattttaaaatatcctCGTCATTCATATTAAATACCTCAGTAAGCACACTCttattcaaagaattttttaataaaacatCTGCTCCTCCTTCTTCTACTTTTCTCCTGTCACTCAATAACTTGATTATAACttctttcttcttattTGTCGTAGCCCAATGTAATGGTGAATtcccattattattttgctTATTAATCGATGCTCCTCTATTCAAAAGTTCGCATACTACATCTAGATGCCCATTTGCGCTTGATTTATGTAAGGCAGTATTTCCATTATCATCCTGATAATCTATATCAATCTTATAATTATCTAGTATATATTTCATATCATCCAACTCCCCGTATCTTGCACACTCAGTCATCTCGTCACTAATTTCCTTAACTGTTAGACCTTCCATTCTTATATCTACTACTTCTGAGCAATATGTGTACTCTTCTGcctatttttttttctattttcttAAACAGTTTACTACTCAAATGGTCAGTTATAACCCCGAAAAGGCGCCACATATGAGGCGCCTCTAAATTTTTGATCAGGATTTGAAAAAAGTAGGGTAGCAAATTGGAAtctaatttttaaatttttaggaaaaatagaattaataaaaagctTCCTACCAAGTTTGAAACTTTAGCAAGTATTTAGGTAGTGCACTTAGTTatctaaatattaaataattccttatttacaatttaaaataaCAGTTTTGGCGGTAACCAATCAGCATTATAGCTTTTTAATTCAGTTTAAAAACTAGTGAGGAATTgaatagaaaaataaattcaatacaaattaataaagacaATAGAGTATTTTgatctattattttttatcaaaGATGTTGTATAGCCTATCAAGTCCATTATTTAGACAATATTTAAGTGTTGTAAAGTAAGTTGAGTTTGATTCACTGCTAAATTTGAGCTGttgagaaattaaaattttcatCAACTATTCGTAACTTTTTTACTCTTATAAATTAACTAGAAAATCAAACAAGCAGTTACAGACAGGAGGAGCTGTAAGTAACTCAAAAGCTGTCTCTGAAAGAGCTCAAGTTTATCCTTCTAGTACAGGAATATAATATGAACATTAATTCTTagtttaatttcaaattattcttaataCCTTATTTCGATTATTCTGATTATCTTTCATAACACATTAAGAGGgtcttcatcatcttcgCTTTCATATATTTGTTGTTTCtgtttaatataatttggaGCGTTCATATTGGAGCTAGACTTAATCAACTTAGTGTCTATTGGATCATTTCTGGGATTCTGATTAGAGTTTGCACCGTGAATACTAAAAATATGCGCAAATTGAGACCAGGATGGCCTTCTAGAAACGGAATTTGACtcaaattgaatatttttcagTGACTCAATTTTCTCATTTAGGCATTCTTTTGATGATAAatccttattttttttgttttcagTTGTCCCCATTCCTTttgaattacttttatATAGAGAACTCTGTGCCTTATTAAGATATTTCtttgttaataaattcagGTTAAAAATACGACCAGAAGTGGATACTGACATTCCTTTAAgttttgatgaaattgcATCCAGAGCTTTGTTTGTATTTGCATCTAAATTATACAATTTTTCACTAAATTCTTGATCAAACTCATTATCTATTTCTTCACTATCATATTCATCTGATTCTTGAAATTctgataatgaaaatgtaTCCTCTTTCTGATAGCTGctcaaattatttgagaTATCTATAAAACCCATAGAATATTCTTCAATAGGTAAATCCCTTTTcagaattttattatctgTTAATATCAAAGTATTTTGCACTATATTATGTGAATTTTCATAGTATTGATTCGTATCAATATTgcttgaaattaaagaatcttttttagattcattaaattgatATAAGGAATAAACTGATCTTACAAATTCATTCATTGTTGTTTCCTGAAAAAACCCACCGTTTGAATTTGAGCTTTTAAACAGGCTTGACAATGAAGAATCCTTCAAATTTTGTacatatttatttacttCATTCCAAGTAATACAATTTGGTCTATATCcaaaattacaaattaGTTTAATAGAAAAGTCATCAAAAATTCCTATCAGACTTTTTACTGTATGTTCTTGAATCAATTCTTTGcttctttttcttgtaAATGAACTCTTCTTTCTTGAAGAAAAAGTTCcttctaatttatttggaatatattGCCCTTGAGATCCATGAATCCACTCATGGGCTCCTGTTATTAGTGCTTTAATAAACCTATTTGTTGAAAATGGATGGTCCATAATTTGGcataatgaaaaataaaaagatattCCAAGTCTTAATAGCACCAACTCAACTCCTTGCATTACTGCTGGTCTCTTTTTTAAAGATGATCCAAAACAGGCTAATGCATTTAAAAGATTGAATAGTGCTTCGTTCTTACATCCAAATGGAGTTAATAAAGGGAATTTCCTACTTTTGAGAAATTCCTCGAACCACTCCtcttcaaaatcttttaatttatgCACGTGGCAAATTGTTAATAGTAAGACTGAATATAATGTTGGAATGCATAATCCATATTTTGCATCTTCTACCATATTATCAGGCTTTACtgaaaattcattaaataactCAGTTACAACTAATTCTATTAAACCCCTTTTATTTGCAGGAAATGCAGAACTTATTGAATGCAATACTGAAGGCCTTActgaaaaataattactttcTCCCACTCTTTCCGAACTCAGATCTATGTTTGGAAATTTATGACCCAGTTCACCAAATTCATTGCTTCCTTTTGAGTTatacattatttaaaaactttttttttcaaagattgcttctattattaacaGTGACTGTTGTGAATATATAGATTTAACTTAATAGGTTGAAGCTTATTATTTACCTTTcctattcaaaaattacgTTAAAATTCTTAAGCAATAATCCTTAGTAGTTTCAGACTCCTCTTTTCCCATTTCTAAACACAAGCTTTTGGGATTTCATTCACAAGGAATAATGGATTTCTAGTTATTCTTAAAGCTAAAACCAGGCTCTATTTTATCtgataaataataaatacattacaaaataaaacaaaGTAATTCAGGTATAAAAGGTTGACTAggttaaaatttttttttcctgtGACTTCACAAGTCTGACAGTTTCTTTAGActtctttttatttgtgCTTGGTTTAATTAAAATGCATTATAtgaaaatcaagaaattcTAATCCGCACCCTTAATTTGGCttcttaataaattctttcaCATACtcattattcaaaattttaaaagttACATATAAGTTTTTCCTGTTCTTCCTTGAGTAATAGCagtatttttatatttgttttttccCACTATTTAATGCTTTTACATGCTCgtattttaataaactttaaaaaaattttatcgtggaaaaaaaaaatactttgCTTTTATATCCCGGGTATATTTTTGTGTATTTTCTTTGTGAATATTTTGCcggaatattatttatgtTTTTAGTACCGGCATTTTCataattgcatgcaaacaATTCCCAAAAAGTAACaaatttttgatgatattatttGGCGGGGGGCTTAGCAAATTAATGTGGGAATTAAagctaaaaaaaaaaaaataaaaataatagaaataaagaattggaatttaaagtgaaagaaattataaGGAAACTTATTATATCATGTATTTCTATAATGTGTACTAAGCAAAGTTGACAAATTCTTGTATTTTCTCCCTTTTCTATTTGccttcttcatcatcatcctCAACATTGTCATTTTCATCGAATGGAATGTCCATATCTTCAACACGACCCATTGTTTCATCTTCCTCTTCATCTTCAGAATCAGAGTAATCAGACTCATTTTCAGATTCAGATGCACTATTGAGATCATTTTTCTCATCATCGCCTCCAACAACTTCAATTTCACCTTGTCTCTTAAAATCTCCTCCTTTATATTGAGTTATAACATTCTTAATAGTTTCCATCGCTTTTTCAATTGCTTCAACTCCTGCAGCCTTTCCATATGAAACTGCAGTAACCAAATATTGAGGTGGAGCAATGAATTTGACTTGGATTTCAACATCGTCCTTGGTAACAGTTTCTTGTCCTGCAATGATTGCATGACGAACAGCATCGATACCATCATAGCCACAGCAGCAAACATGGATTCTTGCTCTTAACTTTAACTGTTGTGGAGATAATCTAAACTTAATATCTTGAATGAGAGCTTCTTTAACACTTGCTGGCAAGTCAAATTCTCCGAGTACTGCTTCAGGATTAACAGCTGCCTCCTTGAGAGCATCCAATGCATGACCATACTTTCTATGTAAAGGCCAAATCAATTTCTCACTAAGTTCTTCAACTGAAATACCCTCCTTTTGAGCAATATGGCGAACAGTCTGATAAACTTTCTTCATTTTAGAATATTTCTCCTCACATCTCTCAACATCTTCGGGATTTACTCTTCTTTTTGATAGATCAATATAGCCTTTATTCTTGTCTACCCTAAGTACAACAACAACTTCAAGTCTTCCAACTCTGGTCAACTTATTAACACTACGAATACGTCTTTTAGATAGCTCTGACATCAAAATCATACCCTCAATATCATTATATTCCAAAAGACTAACAAAAGCTCCAACCTCTGTTATTCTTTTAACCCTAGCCATAACAAATTCTTCAGGTTCGGGAAACTTATTTTCGTAGAATCTACAATCCACCACATCTTGCTGCTTTGTCTCCATTTTCAAATCACTCCAAGTATTAAGGATTCTTGTTGATAATAATGccaataaaataaaaggCTAGTTTATTTTGAtctctttttattttctgttattaataataaattaattgacTCTGTctttggcgccaaattAGCTTTAATACCGGTTATTATTAAGagagaaaattaaaagCACAATTTGTGGGTTTAATTTAgttttaaatgaaaaaatatctATGTAGATTAGATCCAATtcaatttgattttatttctaGTTTATACCCagtattaaatatttaggCCTTAGCTTATTAGTAGAAGACATATTCAAAGTGTGAGGAATAGGTGGTTTATAATTCAGCCTTAGACTCTTtgatatattcaaattaaacaaattgtAGACTTAATTAATTAGTATTATGTATTCTAAAATATCTATTTAGAGTGGGATctatttttcatttgaagaaaaaatagtCCAATATTCACTATTCAGAAGTTgtttataataaatctaataGATGGAAACTAATAGCAATGGTAAATTAACTTAGAAATCAGCTGCATCTGAAATTCATAAAGATTATCATCCTTATTTGTGCTAGTATAAAATCCGCAGTGATCAAGAAAAGCCAACATATTAGTTGGAAGAAAGCATGTAAAACCatgaatattaaataagaatGCAATTCACTTTACTcgtcatcatcatcatcgtCAGCctcatcttcatcttcacTCCCACCCTCCTCATCTCCATCGGAACTGCCACTACTTGAAGAATAAGACTCctcatcattttcaaagtcttcgtcatcttcatcatcactTGGTAGGTCTTGCTCAAGAATAGACTTGGTTGATGATTCTTTCTTAGAAGAATCCTGATCTTTTGATCTAGAAGTTGTTCTTCTAGATGAAGAATCAAGACTCTCCTGAAGATTTTTAATTCtgatattcttttcttgtAAGAATTTTATGAGTGGATTATACTCAGCTTTATCAATACTTGTGAAACTGTAGTCACCTCCACCCCTAATTGTAATAGTTAATTCAAAGAATCTAGTTTGATTACCACCCATTCTTGAAAACTCAATATTCAAGATATCATCAAAtctaattaatattacaggttttgtaataaaaatgaagcTACGATTAAGAGGATAAAGTAGACCATCCTGAGCCTTATATGAGCATCTAATACAGTGGTACATAGATGCAGATCTGAAATCTCCTGGAACTATGATTGAGTGCCCTGTTAGGGACTTTAAAATACGAGTAACTATATCCCAGAATTTACCGGTCATTATAGGGGATAGCCCAGTGAACctttgaatttctttttctgaaAGATTTAAAGGCATTTCAATATTCTCATCTTGTTGTGTATCAAATTGCATTACAACAAATGGGTATTTTGTGTTTCCTTGTCTCATTGGAGTTTCTAATGCTACTACTAGGTTAACCAAGGATGTACCAGGCCTTGGGAGTAGAAATAGTCTGGAAATTGATTGGAATAAGATTGTATAATCGAAAGATTTACCATGGAGTTTTAAGCAGTTAACCAAAACTTCAATTTCGTATCTACCTCTTGGAACCAATAAGTGAATATCATTCCAACGACAGACTTTGTCCATAGATCCACTAGATCCTATTCCTGTCagctttaataaatcagaTCTCAATTTTTCTGCTGATGACA
This Cryptosporidium parvum Iowa II chromosome 7, whole genome shotgun sequence DNA region includes the following protein-coding sequences:
- a CDS encoding methyltransfer with N-terminal ankyrin repeats; this encodes AEEYTYCSEVVDIRMEGLTVKEISDEMTECARYGELDDMKYILDNYKIDIDYQDDNGNTALHKSSANGHLDVVCELLNRGASINKQNNNGNSPLHWATTNKKKEVIIKLLSDRRKVEEGGADVLLKNSLNKSVLTEVFNMNDEDILKLALEHPSADKLEQEHSGSVKFDEDHGELNSDSNVTISQEVIHNLTFTSDDVDKLGARPIIKCRELALMGVKEVFDQNPQNDTTGVHLWSSSIVASYWIANLVRNENIFAGKRVIELGCGCGLMSLAAAIYSRYFFDSQPAKLFLTDVSRLSLENAGINIKLNSSLLGSHQNFIQAKYLNWFDQESFRSLDPENPEIMGSFDIILGSDLVYNSDMEIQLSQVISGLLAIQGTFYYVHRHDRLCASKFKQALESTGLACQEIQSPEDYTRNPLYGQSQQLADSLFNELSSQSEFYLLIARRQ
- a CDS encoding structure-specific recognition protein 1 (SSRP1) (recombination signal sequence recognition protein), whose product is MATTAGVLSYGNIRGLGYQDQGIFKASKELFGWKNRRTNATYHYKPEEVMGVEWIQTSCEDSSCQLRVFIREKKDCIHFTGFKTEDYSVIKSHFETYYGINLETKELNTKGINWGDLTIHNDTICIGNEGKVMMYVPSININQIAMPSKSELVLEFNEGVNAGEDCDELMEIRLFVPNQENSLDGNSLSSAEKLRSDLLKLTGIGSSGSMDKVCRWNDIHLLVPRGRYEIEVLVNCLKLHGKSFDYTILFQSISRLFLLPRPGTSLVNLVVALETPMRQGNTKYPFVVMQFDTQQDENIEMPLNLSEKEIQRFTGLSPIMTGKFWDIVTRILKSLTGHSIIVPGDFRSASMYHCIRCSYKAQDGLLYPLNRSFIFITKPVILIRFDDILNIEFSRMGGNQTRFFELTITIRGGGDYSFTSIDKAEYNPLIKFLQEKNIRIKNLQESLDSSSRRTTSRSKDQDSSKKESSTKSILEQDLPSDDEDDEDFENDEESYSSSSGSSDGDEEGGSEDEDEADDDDDDE
- a CDS encoding Translation initiation factor 2, alpha subunit(eIF2-alpha); S1-like RNA binding domain, yielding PFILLALLSTRILNTWSDLKMETKQQDVVDCRFYENKFPEPEEFVMARVKRITEVGAFVSLLEYNDIEGMILMSELSKRRIRSVNKLTRVGRLEVVVVLRVDKNKGYIDLSKRRVNPEDVERCEEKYSKMKKVYQTVRHIAQKEGISVEELSEKLIWPLHRKYGHALDALKEAAVNPEAVLGEFDLPASVKEALIQDIKFRLSPQQLKLRARIHVCCCGYDGIDAVRHAIIAGQETVTKDDVEIQVKFIAPPQYLVTAVSYGKAAGVEAIEKAMETIKNVITQYKGGDFKRQGEIEVVGGDDEKNDLNSASESENESDYSDSEDEEEDETMGRVEDMDIPFDENDNVEDDDEEGK